Below is a window of Candidatus Nanosynbacter sp. HMT-352 DNA.
TCTTTTTCGTTAAAAATACAATTTTCACTTGACACAACCTTTGCATTATATCATAGTAATGGAAAATTATCAAGCCCTGGAATCTACGCAAAATAAATCCGCATCAATTCGCGCGCCACCCTGTCGGCATCGTGACGAATCAAATCGCTGTCAGGTATATGATTACCGTGTCTCATAAAAATTAGCTCACTCATATTATACACTTCCTAATGTATCTCATAATCTCAGCAAAATTAGCAAAATCATGGTGATAGTCTTGTACTTTATCAAATTCCACAAACTCCCTGGCTGACGATTCGTGCGAAGCTACAAAATCATCTATTCGTTTTACATCAGCCAGAAAAAGCAGCTGATATGCCCTATCAGGGTATCTACCGTTATATTCAGAATGAAATAGCTTTTCAATATGCCAAGCACCAATCAATTTTAGAGAATTTAGTTCAACGGATGTTTCCTCATACACCTCGCGCCGCGCACAATCTTCTGGTGTTTCTCCTAATTCCATACGGCCACCTGGCAAACCCCAGCCACGCGGTGGCTTGGCCAGAAGTATTTTATTTTCATGAACTACACAAACCATACACGATGTCACAGGCGAGGAGTCGAAAATCTCTTCGCACGGACAAAATTGAGCTTTCGTCGACTTGTCTTTGCCCCAAAAAACAGTTGGAAAACTATTGTCAATTTTCATTCAACGCATAATTCCTTCGCATATTTTATGATAGCACACGGCACGTCTATACCATAATCCGACGCATCAATCCTCGCTACCGGATTAACCTCAAGAATTGAAAAGTTTTTGCCGCCAATTAGGCAAAATAAATCCGCATCAATTCGCGCGCCACCCTGTCGGCATCGTGACGAATCAAGCTACGCTGAGCCGCCAATGGGTCACTGGTGGAGTTCGTATTGACCCACACGTCATCAGCAATCAAACGCTTGCCCGACGCATAATAATGCTTTTTCTTCAGCAATTCCTTATCCCATTCGACCAAATATTCGCCATCATGAGCATATTTCTTTATCAATTCCTCTGGCGGGCGATGGTTATTGTAAAGCACATAATCCATATTCACCCCTGAAAATCGCTCAATTTCATCCGCAAAATCCGCCACGGTAAATCCATCAGTCTGCGTTGGCTTGGTGACCAAATTGCAAACATAGACTTTCTTCGCCTTCGTTTCAGCAAGCGCCCGAGTAACGCCTCGAACCAATAACGCTGGCGCCAAACTACCATATAAAAGCCCCGGCGCAATCACCACCAAATCGGCATCCAAAATTGCTTGACGAGCTCTCGGATTGATCGTAGCTGGCGGTTTAAGCTCTAGCCACGGACGCTCGCCGCGCGGAATCTTTAGCGACTCAGCCGCGTGCTGACCATCAACAACCGTGCCGTCTTTCAGCTTAATTGACATCGTTGTGTCGTCCAGAGTAATCGGATAAACTCGGCCATTGACGCCCAAAACTTCACTAGCCAACTCCACCGCATCAGCAAAACTTCCTGTCATCTTTTCTAGCGCCGCCATAAACAAATTACCAAACGCGTGACCCTTCATACTGCCCTCGCCGAACCGGTAATTGAACAAATCGCGAACTTTCGGCGAAGTACTCAGCGCCACCAAGCATTGCCTGACGTCACCCGCCGGCAACACGCCCAATTCATCGCGCAACACGCCAGTTGAGCCGCCATCGTCGACCATATTGACCAACGCTGTAATGCTGTGTGTATATTTTTTCAATCCAGAAAGCAGCGTGAAACTTCCCGTTCCGCCACCAATAACTACAATTTTTACCCCAAAATGATCATTATTCGAACTATCTGTCATGCTTGAATTATAGCACCTTGGAAAGCCTAAACCAACGTGCCTTTTGGCAACGCCCATTCCAAGAATGGCTGCTGTTGACAATCAATCGCATTTATAATGTGCGTGGCAATTTTCGCAGGATCGTTGAAAAACATATAGTCAGCCGGAAGTTCTCGACCGTTCCAAAATGGCGTTTTCATGGCGCCTGGAAGAAATAGCGCAACTCTGACTGGTAATTTTTGCTCATCCGCCTGCATTCCCAAACTTCGCGCCAAACCCGCTTGAGCGTGCTTCGTCGCAACATACACAGCTTCATCTGAGCGCGCTTTAACACTGCTTGTCGACCCGATAATCGTCAATACAGACTTGCGATTCTGCGTTGACATCTTACGCCAAGCCCATTGGACCAGCGGCAACGCGCCCGAAAAATTAACTTCCGCCATACTGCGAACGCTCGGCTGATCTTCAAAATTGCCACGCCAGCCATAACCAGCTGCCCACACGAATTGATCAATATCATCACCGTTTAAGATCTGTTCAATTCGCGCCGACGCCGCTTCCACTTGATCTGAATAATAAACATCCAGAGGAAAGCCCTCACCGTGCTTCTGCGGATTATGCGTTTTACCTAAAACCAAAACACGCTCGCCACGTTCCCGCAGCTGCTTCGCCATTTCTAATCCAAGCCCACTCGTCCCACCAAGAATAATATGCATATGGTTATTATAGCAATGACAATATTAAATGTAAATTCCGTACCTAAGCCTCGGCCACGCTTCTGCCAATTCCTCGGCCGAAAATTCCTTGACAGAATCCAGCTCTTGTAAAGGCGTTTCCAAACAAAGCCCAACAGCCACGGCGGCCACTCGTCTCATGAGATATTCCGCATTATCTGAGGAAAAATAAGCATCCTTGTCGAAATCCCCTTTCATTCTGCCGAAAGACTGCACACCCAACTTATCTCGCCAGCTTCGCAACTCAATCCTATCATACGGAAACTGAGATGGCGATTGTATGGATGTGGACTGACTAGGGAGACGCTTCTCCGCTAATTCAACGTGTCCCGAATATTTATCATCACGACTAGCCAATACTATGTCTATATCAAAAATCCGACCTTTTCTAATAGCTAATCCGGTTAATAGAGCAAACAGTGAATTCTCATCGACTTCATCAATATCGCCCCCCCAATGATGTTTTCGATTTTAACTCTGGCGCCGTAATTATCAGTTTTCCTCATACGTTAAAGATCCTTGGCAATTTTCTTATATTCTCCCCACTCTTTACCAAAATACACGTTACTATGAAAAATACGAACCAACTTATCTACTTCATCCGAGGAAAAATGTTTAACGGGAGACTTCTTTAATTCCTCCAATGGCAACCCCGAGCAATGTAAGGCTACAGCCCCAACACGCAGAGCAATCCTAACAACTTCAACCTTTTGATCACCTTCAAAAGTGTCAGGGACATAAAGCTCAGTCGGAATCGCCTTACACGAGAAAGAAATTCCACCGTATGACATAGGGTCATTCAGGAGCCTGCCGTCCAGCTCAACCTTTTCATCTTCAATTCCAAGGCACTCTGAAATAGATACTCGCGCCTCTTTCGCGCCAATTCCGTGAACTTTCTCTATCAAATTATTATGACTACGAACATCGCCCACTCTTCTGGCGATTGTCATGGACGCGTTCACAGCCCCATCTTCTTCCAAAGACCAATCGCCATCATAGATTCCAATCAAGCGCCGACTTTCAACAGAGGAATAATTCTCTGAGCCATTACCAGAGTCAATAAATCTAATACCAAAAGATACGCCGCCTGTACTTTTTTCCATGCGTTATATTCTATACTATTTTATGGAAAAAGTCAATACTATTCTGTCGGCAAACTATTTGCGCCACACAATTTCTGCCACTTCAAATGCACGTTATATCGAATCGGCGCACCCGACTCGCTCTCTTGGAGTCGCAGCTCTTCAGGATCTATAAACATTACTTCGTCCGCATCAACGCCCGCTGAAAAATCAAAATTTTCCGTCCACACACGACAAGAAAAACAAATTTGATTAGCATCAATTCGCTCAACATAAATCTCGTCCGACGCATCAAAAAGCTGATAGCGAAGATTGCCCTTATAGCCAACCTCTTCATATAATTCCCGCTTCAATGCCGACTCAAAAGTTTCACCATAATCCATTCCGCCGCCAGGAAGATCCCAAAGCGGCCGCCCGTCCTCTTTAACAACCAAAATCTGCCCAGCATCATTATAAATCAGAGCCTTTATGGAAACACGATAGAGGTAATCGCGCTTGATAGCACCTTCTGAATCGTGCGTGATGAGTTGTCCGTTTATGGCGTTTGACATAATAGCAATTATATCACAATTATTTACTCAACTAACACGTAAGTGATCTTGTGTTATTATATGAACTTTTCTAGCTTAAAACCGGCATACGTGCCATCTTGTCTATATGCTTCCTCTCCGAGGAACGACGGAATTACCCCAAGCGTATTACTATATACAAAATTCTCAAGACCAGAATCCGCCTGAACTTCTTCGGGCAAAATTTTCCCTATCATCTTATAAAAAGTATGCTCTTGATCCGACACTTTTCCGTCTAGATATTTCCGAATATCCGTACAGATCCGTTCATATAAATCGGCATTCAAATGAGAATTTGGCACCTCATAAGCTACAAAATGCGGAGCTACAGTCGTGATATCATTAAGCGGCTCAACAACTAACACATCTTTAATTGCACTCGCATTAATAAAATCACGAGAGACTTTATCTTCCACGTTCGCGGTAATTAGCAAATCTGGCTGCTCAGCAGTGGTCGTATGAAAATCTAGCACCAATTCTGGCTGCAACAACTTAATTCGATCCTCTATGGCTTTCGATCGTCGTGCTTCGTACGTATCCAAATTAGACCCATAACTCCTATTCAAATCAGACTCAACGTATCGAACGTTCTGCGAATAAGCTCTGGGATTAGCCACCATAAAATCAACATATTCCAACAGCTCCGAACGTTTATTTAACATGTACGAAAGCATATTCGGCCCCAGCAATTCATTGCCATGAGTAGAAATAATTGCAAGTATTTTCGTCATTACACCTTCCTATACGAGATCTTTTATATTAACTCGCCTCTGCTCCGTCGTATCTCGCTCACGAACAGTAACGGTGTCATCTTCCAGCGTCTGAAAATCAATAACCACGCAGTGCGGCGTACCAATTTCATCCTGACGGCGATAACGCTTACCGATGTTTCCATTGTCATCCCACATAACACGTCCAGGATTTTTCTTAGATAGGTTGGTGTAAATTTCACGCGCCTTCTCCACCAGTTCCGGCTTATTCTTAAGTAGCGGCGAAACGGCAAATTTAACCGGCGCCAAATGTTCTGGAAGCGCCAAATAAACACGTTTACTGCCATTCTGCTCGTCCTCGCGATAAGCGCTCGACAAGACCGCCATCAGCGCTCGCTCGACGCCAAAACTCGGCTCAATCACGTGCGGTACAAACTTCTCATTCGTCCCCTTGATCGTATATTCCATACTCTTTCCGCTGACGCGCTGAATGTTCATCAGGTCAAAATCAGTCCGATATGCAATTCCCATCAGCTCTTCCTTGCCAATTGGAAAATCATATTCAATGTCAATCGTCTTCTTACTGTAATGCGCCCTGTCTTCCGCCGGAACATCCAGCTCGTGAATATTCCTAGGATCTAATCCCAACGCCTCCAAAAACTCGTGCGTCGACTTCAACAATTCATCAAACGCTTCCTGCCAATTTTCTGGATTGACAAAATACTCAATCTCCATTTGCTCAAACTCGCGACTGCGAAAAACAAAATCTCGCGGCGCAATTTCATTACGAAACGCCTTGCCCTGCTGAGCAATTCCAAACGGCAAGTCTGGATAAAAACTATCAACAACGTTCTTAAAATTGGTAAAAATTCCCTGAGCCGTTTCTGGACGAAGATATGCAACGCTGTCTTCACTTTCGGTAGCACCAACATTCGTCTTAAACATCATATTGAACGTGCGAGATTTACTTAGTGGATTTCCGTCTGGGCTTTTAATTCCCCGTTCCGCAATTACTTCATCCATTTGCTCCATCGTCAAACCGTCAGCATCAACCCCATTGTCTTTAAGGATATGATCCGTACGATAACGCCGATGATTAACCGTATCTTCACACAATGGATCGACAAACGTATCAACATGTCCACTCGCCTTCCAGACTTTCGGATTCATCAAAATTGCCGCATCGACGCCATATATATCGTCGCGCTCGCCAACAAACATTCGCCACCATAAATTCATAATATTGCGCTTCAATTGAACGCCAAGCGGACCATAATCCCACGTTCCAGACAAACCGCCGTAAACATCAGAGCCCTGATAAATAAAACCGCGACGCTTACACAGGCTAATAATATCTTCCATTTTTGCTTGACTCATTGAAAAAACCTTTCTCCATGTTGGCAACATGGCGATTCACATTATTTCCTAAATTATACCATTTTACGAGCAATTTTACACCGCGGCGTGCTGTCTGGCAGTCAACCAGCAATCGTTTATAACCTCAGTTATTCCGCCAATTTGCGCCACATTCGCGAGTGGTTTTGCCTGAATTAACCTCAGTAGCTTGATTGCGTCTGCGCCCAAATCGCCCTGCTCCGCCAATCTCAAACCTTTCTCTGCATTGTCATACATATATTTTTTATCAGGAAGTAGCGCCGCTGTCGTTACGTCCGTGCGAAGATTCAATTCATCACCCAGCAAACTTGCGTATTGCAAATAAAACCACGTTTCAATCAATTTTTGATTTATCGCGGGATTATTTAATTGCTCCAAAACTTGACTCAGCACATAATACCACTCTGGTTCGTCAATGTTTTCACTCGCCACAGAAACCAGTTTCATCACCGAATATGCAAACTGCATCCGATCATAATCTTCCAAAATATGCCGATAAAAAGCCGACAATCGAGCGGAAGTTAATAGTCCCAAATCGCCCCGACCAGAGCGAATAACCACATCGCAAATCGCGAATAATTCAATTCCGCCCGCCAATTTACTGCGCTCCCGACGCACGCCTTTTGCGATTACACTACGTCGACCTTTTGGCGTTAATAATTGCAAAACTCGGTCAGCTTCGGCGTAATTCGTTCGCCTCAAAACGATCGCTTTTACTCGTTCACTCTGCCCCGTCATTTAGAACCTCGCGAAAAATTGCCCGCGCCTCATTCGGACGCATCGATGTTTTATTCAAAATCGCCTTCACGCCAAGCGGACGCAAATCGTCCATTTTAACGTCGATATTCGTACAAACCACAATCGGCAAACTCGCCAAATCCGCGTACGACCGCAACTCATTCAACAGAGCAATCGCCGTTTCACCAGCCAACAACATATCCAAAATTAAAGCGTCAGGTTGCCAATCGTCAATAATTTCAATCGCCTGACCACCAAAAACCGCCACTCGATATTCCACGCCAACATCCACAGCAAACTTGCCCAGGATATCCGCCCAATTCTTATCGTCCTCAACAATTAACAGTTTTTTCATATCAAACTCAGCTGCCGACTAATTGGCATTTCTACATAAAAAGTCAGTCCATCGCGATGACGAATCAGACCAATTCGCCCATTCATCGCCCGCGCAAATTGATTCGCCACATAAATCCCCAGCCCGCTACTTTCCGGCCTTGTTCGCACGGTTTTTCGCGTTTCCATTTCATCAAGCAAAAGCCGATATTCCCTCAAACTCATCATCGGCCCAAAATCTCGTACGCTCATTCTCACGGCATCTTTTGTCGCCTTAACCGAAACCTTAATCTCCGATCCGTCCTCCGTATACGCCAACGCGTTATTCAAAAAATTCGCTAAAATTCGCCCCAAAAGTGTTCGGTTCGCTAATATCAATTGACTATTTCGACCGCTCTTAGGCCATCTAACTTTTCGTCCGTAAAGCATTGCGTTGAACTTCGTTTCCATCGCTACTTGCTGACATAAAGCCAACGGGTTGACCGGCTCAAGCGGAAATAACGACGGCGTTAAATTAGCTGAATTTGCCAAATCAATCGTAAGCTGCAACGCCTGCTCAGAAGTCCGAATAATTCGTTGCTGGATCTGAGTTTTATCGGCAGAGCTAGTCAAATCGTCGTCCAGCAGTAGCGCTAATTGCCTAATCAAAGCCAGCGGCGTTTTCAGCTCATGTGCCGCCACTAAAACGCTCGGCAATCCTCCAAAATCAGCATCACTCCACTCTTTACCTGCCATACAATTCTAGTATAGCAAATATGTACTGGGTTTTTCTATTCAGAGATTTTTACAGTGCTCAATATAGTCTGGAAATCTGGCTTAAACGTATCCGCGTCGGTTGAAAAACGAATAGTTTTATCGCGAACTTTCATCAAAACCACAGAGCCGCGCAATTCTTTCTCAAACGTACCGTCAATCCGAGTTGCTGAAATTCCATTAAACTCAGTACTACTTGAGGTCAATTCACCCTTCTTCAGTCGTGATTGATAATCATTCAGCACCGTATCCATATTCTTGTTGATAATCTCTAGCCTCAGCGCAAACCGACTATTTTTATTAGTTGTCGAAGGAACTGAAACTGGATGAAGATAGGCTTTGTAATCACCCCTGTCGCTGCCGTCATTTGCTACGTACACGCTCCAAGTTTTTGGATACATGAACGACACTCGACCGTATTCAGCAGGACCGACAAATTCAATACGCGGGTTTTTCGCTTCTTCAGAAAATTTCTTCTGGTCTGATTCGGCTTGTTCGCTCTTCCCCTTAGCAACTTCAATCGCAACTTTACTATCAACACTGCTTTTTTCTCGGGAATATTGCATGTACGCCCAAATTGCCAAAGATCCAGCAATCAAAAACAATATCAGACAGCCGATTGTGCCGACCATCCAGCCATTAACTGAGCCACGCTCACTCTTATCTCTCGTCATCATATTGTAAAGTATAGCTTATGCTTTAATTGATGTAAAGATCTTACTCAGCGTTAAAATCCTCGCTAAGAACCTCGATATCATGTCGCATATCTTCCAGAGTGGCAGTAATTTTTTTTGATAACTCTCTCGCCTCAATAAATCTCTGTTTCGCCTCATCCAGATTAAAATCATCGCCTTGAAACCACGCGATTCGCTCGTTCAATTCAGCCATCATTTGCTCAATCGTCATATCGTTGTTCACTATTCTCAATCCTCGCTTTCATAATTATATCTTTTGTTGTAATCTCTACAATATTACCAATCTGTAAATCGCCCTTGATCATTGCATAGCCACGACGCAGCGCCATTTCCGGATCATACTCAGCGATGACTTTTTGTTGCGACAATGTTGCATTTACAGCCGTATCCACACGACTTGACCACTGTTTTAGCGCTTCTTTTTGCAACATTGTTGCATTAAGCGATTGTTCTTCGACAGCTCTACAAATTGAGTCTTTCGCGTCAATTAGTCTGTAATGCAAATGCCGAACCACTTCTCGCTCATCAGGAAACAGCAATTGTGCGGCGTTACTCGGCGTGGCTGCGCGAACGTCCGCCGCCAAATCACATAAACTCTCATCAATTTCATGACCAATTCCAGTCATTGTCGGAATGCGGCTACTCGCCACCGCCCGTACCAGTTTTTCATCGTTAAAACTCGCCAAATCTTCCGCACTGCCACCGCCACGAATCAAAACAATCACATCTGGAGATTCTGGCATTTGATTAAAATATGATATTGCTCGAACAGCTTGATCTGCAGCATTCACGCCCTGTACATTAACATCGGCGACTACAAATTTCACACCACCCCAACGTTCGCTAGAAATCTTCATAAAGTCAGCATATCCCGCCGCTTTTGTACTGGAAATAATAGCCACTCTCTGAGGATATTGCGGTAATGGACGCTTTCTTTCAGAATTAAACAAACCCTCGACTGTCAATTTTTGCTTCAAAAGCTCAAAACTTCGCTTCAAACTTCCCTTACCTAATGGGCGAATTTCTTGAACGTTCAGACTAAAGGCGCCATTATCTCTAAGCACCGGCATCGCTCGAACGACAACTTTCATTCCATCTTCAATTGGCGTACGTAAATTGCTAAAACCAACAAAACACCGAACCAGGCCGTCGTCATCTTTCAGATCGAAAAAAGCGTATTTCGGAGGATAAGACTTGAAACTAGAAACCTCGCCCTCAATTTCAACCATTCCAGCAAAAGCCACGTCAAAAGTTTGATTGACAACTGCTATGAAATTGCTAACGCTAAATCTGGGAATCATCTGGCTTGCCGTATTTAATCAGTGCGTGTTGATAGAAAATATAGCCAAAGATAATCGTGCCAGTAAGTAAAATTGCTCGCGTCAAAATTATTCCAGCAATCGCCAAATCCGGCGGAGTGCCTGCCATACTTAAGAAAATAATCATAATAGTTTCATAAACGCCGGTTCCGCCGGGAGTAAACACGACAATTGCCGCCAATCCCGCCACGCCATATCCAACCATCAGAATCGCCGGATTAACAAAAACACCCAGCGACAGAAACGCCACAGCAAACATCGCCACGTCAAAAACAGTGTAGACAGTTCCCCAAATCATCGGTTTTATTAGAAGTTTCGGATGATTGGACAAATCTTGAAAATCGTCCTGCATGTCAACAAAAAACTCTTCGACTTTCTTCGACTTCATTACTCGTCGCTTCTTACCTAAGGTGGCAATTTTTACTAGCGTATTAATAAACCTCGACAGCCCAGCCGCAGTTGCCTGCATACGACGCTTTGACGAAAACACAAAAATCAGACCAAACGTCAGTGCCAAAACCACGATAATCAGCAAGAAACTCGCCGCAACGATATAACGATTAACCTTGCCGTCGATAGCCAGCGCCAGCACAGCAATCACCAACAAAACCAAAAGCGACAAAAATCCCGTAACGTAACGAATCACCTGCGCAAATGTCGAACGTGCCGAGCTCACACCAAGCTTATGCATTCGCCACGTCGTATACGAAATCCCGCTAACTCCGCCCGACGGAAAAATGTGATTGACCAAATTAAGCTCCAGTGCAATCCTCGTCTGCTCCAGCCTGGAAATATGATGAATCAGATTCTTCTCTCTTAAATACGAAAAAATCATTTCGCCGCCAGCGAAGTACACGATAATCTGAAACGGTAATAGCAAGAACAATAGCCATAAATCCGCGTGCAAAAACAGATTCCACGCCTTCACTAGCTCATGCCGAGATAGAAAAATTATTATTGCCAAAACCACCAACGTCAAAACGCTCATAATGGCTCGTGGCGATTTCAACAATTGCAACACCTTCGGTAACATAATCTTCATTATACCACGATAAATGTTATAATTACGACATGTTTATAGCTATTCTTGGCCGTCAACCAGAAATCTCTATCGCTGAATTAGAGGCGGTTTACGGTGCTAAAAATGTCCAAAAA
It encodes the following:
- a CDS encoding NUDIX hydrolase; translated protein: MSNAINGQLITHDSEGAIKRDYLYRVSIKALIYNDAGQILVVKEDGRPLWDLPGGGMDYGETFESALKRELYEEVGYKGNLRYQLFDASDEIYVERIDANQICFSCRVWTENFDFSAGVDADEVMFIDPEELRLQESESGAPIRYNVHLKWQKLCGANSLPTE
- the recO gene encoding DNA repair protein RecO; amino-acid sequence: MTGQSERVKAIVLRRTNYAEADRVLQLLTPKGRRSVIAKGVRRERSKLAGGIELFAICDVVIRSGRGDLGLLTSARLSAFYRHILEDYDRMQFAYSVMKLVSVASENIDEPEWYYVLSQVLEQLNNPAINQKLIETWFYLQYASLLGDELNLRTDVTTAALLPDKKYMYDNAEKGLRLAEQGDLGADAIKLLRLIQAKPLANVAQIGGITEVINDCWLTARQHAAV
- a CDS encoding sensor histidine kinase; this translates as MAGKEWSDADFGGLPSVLVAAHELKTPLALIRQLALLLDDDLTSSADKTQIQQRIIRTSEQALQLTIDLANSANLTPSLFPLEPVNPLALCQQVAMETKFNAMLYGRKVRWPKSGRNSQLILANRTLLGRILANFLNNALAYTEDGSEIKVSVKATKDAVRMSVRDFGPMMSLREYRLLLDEMETRKTVRTRPESSGLGIYVANQFARAMNGRIGLIRHRDGLTFYVEMPISRQLSLI
- a CDS encoding succinylglutamate desuccinylase/aspartoacylase domain-containing protein; the protein is MTKILAIISTHGNELLGPNMLSYMLNKRSELLEYVDFMVANPRAYSQNVRYVESDLNRSYGSNLDTYEARRSKAIEDRIKLLQPELVLDFHTTTAEQPDLLITANVEDKVSRDFINASAIKDVLVVEPLNDITTVAPHFVAYEVPNSHLNADLYERICTDIRKYLDGKVSDQEHTFYKMIGKILPEEVQADSGLENFVYSNTLGVIPSFLGEEAYRQDGTYAGFKLEKFI
- a CDS encoding SDR family NAD(P)-dependent oxidoreductase, giving the protein MHIILGGTSGLGLEMAKQLRERGERVLVLGKTHNPQKHGEGFPLDVYYSDQVEAASARIEQILNGDDIDQFVWAAGYGWRGNFEDQPSVRSMAEVNFSGALPLVQWAWRKMSTQNRKSVLTIIGSTSSVKARSDEAVYVATKHAQAGLARSLGMQADEQKLPVRVALFLPGAMKTPFWNGRELPADYMFFNDPAKIATHIINAIDCQQQPFLEWALPKGTLV
- a CDS encoding NUDIX hydrolase, producing the protein MKIDNSFPTVFWGKDKSTKAQFCPCEEIFDSSPVTSCMVCVVHENKILLAKPPRGWGLPGGRMELGETPEDCARREVYEETSVELNSLKLIGAWHIEKLFHSEYNGRYPDRAYQLLFLADVKRIDDFVASHESSAREFVEFDKVQDYHHDFANFAEIMRYIRKCII
- a CDS encoding exodeoxyribonuclease VII small subunit; translated protein: MNNDMTIEQMMAELNERIAWFQGDDFNLDEAKQRFIEARELSKKITATLEDMRHDIEVLSEDFNAE
- a CDS encoding glycine--tRNA ligase — protein: MSQAKMEDIISLCKRRGFIYQGSDVYGGLSGTWDYGPLGVQLKRNIMNLWWRMFVGERDDIYGVDAAILMNPKVWKASGHVDTFVDPLCEDTVNHRRYRTDHILKDNGVDADGLTMEQMDEVIAERGIKSPDGNPLSKSRTFNMMFKTNVGATESEDSVAYLRPETAQGIFTNFKNVVDSFYPDLPFGIAQQGKAFRNEIAPRDFVFRSREFEQMEIEYFVNPENWQEAFDELLKSTHEFLEALGLDPRNIHELDVPAEDRAHYSKKTIDIEYDFPIGKEELMGIAYRTDFDLMNIQRVSGKSMEYTIKGTNEKFVPHVIEPSFGVERALMAVLSSAYREDEQNGSKRVYLALPEHLAPVKFAVSPLLKNKPELVEKAREIYTNLSKKNPGRVMWDDNGNIGKRYRRQDEIGTPHCVVIDFQTLEDDTVTVRERDTTEQRRVNIKDLV
- a CDS encoding gluconeogenesis factor YvcK family protein → MTDSSNNDHFGVKIVVIGGGTGSFTLLSGLKKYTHSITALVNMVDDGGSTGVLRDELGVLPAGDVRQCLVALSTSPKVRDLFNYRFGEGSMKGHAFGNLFMAALEKMTGSFADAVELASEVLGVNGRVYPITLDDTTMSIKLKDGTVVDGQHAAESLKIPRGERPWLELKPPATINPRARQAILDADLVVIAPGLLYGSLAPALLVRGVTRALAETKAKKVYVCNLVTKPTQTDGFTVADFADEIERFSGVNMDYVLYNNHRPPEELIKKYAHDGEYLVEWDKELLKKKHYYASGKRLIADDVWVNTNSTSDPLAAQRSLIRHDADRVARELMRIYFA
- a CDS encoding response regulator, which produces MKKLLIVEDDKNWADILGKFAVDVGVEYRVAVFGGQAIEIIDDWQPDALILDMLLAGETAIALLNELRSYADLASLPIVVCTNIDVKMDDLRPLGVKAILNKTSMRPNEARAIFREVLNDGAE
- the xseA gene encoding exodeoxyribonuclease VII large subunit, which gives rise to MIPRFSVSNFIAVVNQTFDVAFAGMVEIEGEVSSFKSYPPKYAFFDLKDDDGLVRCFVGFSNLRTPIEDGMKVVVRAMPVLRDNGAFSLNVQEIRPLGKGSLKRSFELLKQKLTVEGLFNSERKRPLPQYPQRVAIISSTKAAGYADFMKISSERWGGVKFVVADVNVQGVNAADQAVRAISYFNQMPESPDVIVLIRGGGSAEDLASFNDEKLVRAVASSRIPTMTGIGHEIDESLCDLAADVRAATPSNAAQLLFPDEREVVRHLHYRLIDAKDSICRAVEEQSLNATMLQKEALKQWSSRVDTAVNATLSQQKVIAEYDPEMALRRGYAMIKGDLQIGNIVEITTKDIIMKARIENSEQRYDD
- a CDS encoding lysylphosphatidylglycerol synthase transmembrane domain-containing protein, translating into MKIMLPKVLQLLKSPRAIMSVLTLVVLAIIIFLSRHELVKAWNLFLHADLWLLFLLLPFQIIVYFAGGEMIFSYLREKNLIHHISRLEQTRIALELNLVNHIFPSGGVSGISYTTWRMHKLGVSSARSTFAQVIRYVTGFLSLLVLLVIAVLALAIDGKVNRYIVAASFLLIIVVLALTFGLIFVFSSKRRMQATAAGLSRFINTLVKIATLGKKRRVMKSKKVEEFFVDMQDDFQDLSNHPKLLIKPMIWGTVYTVFDVAMFAVAFLSLGVFVNPAILMVGYGVAGLAAIVVFTPGGTGVYETIMIIFLSMAGTPPDLAIAGIILTRAILLTGTIIFGYIFYQHALIKYGKPDDSQI